The proteins below come from a single Mucilaginibacter mali genomic window:
- a CDS encoding sensor histidine kinase — protein sequence MKRKYIIWIHVAVWILLILNHTVPIFQHNAFHSFKDLPHSFGLFIKYLLCEVGFCSITALCFYSNYLFVAPQLFVKRNYFKAVLYIVLILLALICWRYIVEFWFFKPVLGFDNYRGRPVTAEYYISNIFYYYFPAYFIYGIIYFFAENWYRTKQLEQELQKEQAAAELTFLRSQINPHFLFNSINDIYSLTYQRSDQAPVALLKLSEILRYMLREGKDDFMLLQSEIKYLENVIELQRISAKGNAYIDFTVEGYVGNQKIATLLFIAFVENAFKHGVLTDAANPVKMHLQATNDRLQFTISNKKNNDQKDKTGGIGLNNVRRRLLLMYPGKHNLAINEDAEFYTVNLELQLT from the coding sequence ATGAAGCGAAAGTATATCATATGGATACATGTGGCAGTGTGGATATTGCTCATCCTTAACCATACTGTGCCCATCTTTCAGCACAATGCCTTCCATTCGTTTAAAGATCTGCCTCATAGCTTTGGCCTGTTTATTAAATATCTTTTGTGCGAGGTGGGCTTTTGCAGCATCACCGCGCTGTGCTTCTACAGCAATTACCTGTTTGTGGCGCCCCAACTATTTGTTAAGCGCAACTATTTTAAAGCGGTACTATACATTGTACTGATACTATTGGCGCTAATCTGCTGGCGCTACATTGTTGAGTTTTGGTTCTTTAAACCGGTATTGGGTTTTGATAACTACCGGGGCCGGCCGGTAACCGCCGAATACTACATCAGTAACATATTTTACTACTATTTCCCGGCGTATTTTATCTACGGCATTATCTATTTTTTTGCCGAAAACTGGTACCGCACCAAACAACTGGAACAGGAACTACAAAAGGAGCAAGCCGCGGCTGAACTGACTTTCCTGCGTTCGCAGATCAATCCGCATTTTTTGTTTAACAGTATTAACGATATTTATTCGCTCACCTACCAGCGGTCGGACCAGGCGCCGGTGGCTTTGCTGAAGCTATCGGAAATATTACGTTACATGCTGCGCGAGGGTAAGGACGATTTTATGCTGCTGCAAAGTGAAATTAAGTATCTTGAAAATGTGATCGAACTGCAACGCATCAGCGCCAAAGGGAATGCTTATATTGATTTTACGGTTGAAGGGTACGTTGGCAATCAAAAGATAGCCACCCTGCTGTTCATCGCCTTTGTTGAAAACGCGTTTAAGCATGGTGTATTAACCGATGCAGCCAACCCGGTGAAGATGCATCTGCAGGCCACTAACGACAGGTTGCAATTTACCATCAGTAATAAAAAGAATAACGACCAAAAGGATAAAACCGGCGGAATTGGCCTTAATAATGTCCGTCGCCGCTTATTGCTGATGTATCCCGGCAAGCATAATTTAGCGATAAACGAAGATGCCGAATTTTATACCGTTAATTTAGAATTACAGCTAACATGA
- a CDS encoding DUF4932 domain-containing protein, with protein MKKLLLICLTALLPLSGICQDKLKITVHPGVELFTIIQILADKYPQPNPSAYTKEAIAYFGKYKDHPAVKKVASFDKTYTDLVELGWCMSDFPNIKIYEPADLSWYKYYGKENTLEYIRLCHDFFNDTHFWDFFQQHQQRYNKWGDDLKAKVDSDKLVDKLEDFYKYHSDVKWYVCIDPLNSWGSHAIMTKTINPQFADWVVYNTGFFKRDGSKDVDPVFEFKGFENLVWHEGSHIYLNGLFAKYKNEIDALSYLFNKEDEGMQRNNISNWTYCLNENMVRSIVGALYKKYRTDRQFKRQVARETASDFIYVADLEPFIYDKYLNSHKYKSFDEFFPEILKFLKKTYPAKD; from the coding sequence ATGAAAAAACTACTATTGATCTGCCTAACAGCCCTGCTGCCCCTAAGCGGCATTTGCCAGGATAAACTGAAAATAACCGTACACCCCGGTGTAGAATTGTTTACCATTATCCAGATACTGGCCGATAAATATCCGCAACCCAACCCATCGGCTTATACTAAGGAAGCCATAGCCTATTTCGGGAAGTATAAAGACCACCCGGCCGTGAAGAAGGTAGCATCGTTTGATAAAACCTATACCGACCTGGTTGAGCTGGGTTGGTGCATGAGCGATTTCCCCAACATTAAAATATACGAACCTGCCGACCTAAGCTGGTATAAATACTACGGCAAGGAAAACACGCTGGAATACATCAGGCTGTGCCACGATTTTTTTAACGACACTCATTTTTGGGATTTTTTTCAGCAGCATCAACAGCGCTACAATAAATGGGGCGACGACCTGAAAGCCAAGGTAGATTCGGATAAGTTGGTGGATAAGCTGGAAGATTTTTACAAATATCATTCGGATGTGAAATGGTATGTATGTATCGACCCGCTGAACAGTTGGGGTTCGCATGCTATTATGACTAAAACGATCAACCCGCAATTTGCCGATTGGGTGGTTTACAATACCGGCTTTTTCAAGCGTGATGGATCAAAAGATGTTGATCCTGTATTTGAGTTTAAGGGCTTCGAGAACCTGGTATGGCACGAAGGCAGCCACATTTACCTGAATGGCCTCTTCGCTAAGTACAAAAACGAGATAGATGCTTTAAGCTACCTGTTTAACAAGGAAGACGAGGGTATGCAGCGCAACAATATCAGCAACTGGACCTATTGTTTGAACGAGAACATGGTGCGTTCCATAGTCGGCGCACTATACAAAAAGTATCGCACCGACCGCCAGTTTAAGCGCCAGGTAGCCCGCGAAACCGCCAGCGATTTTATTTACGTAGCCGACCTGGAGCCGTTCATCTACGATAAGTACCTCAACTCGCACAAGTACAAATCGTTTGATGAATTTTTCCCGGAGATCTTAAAATTCCTGAAGAAAACCTATCCTGCAAAAGATTAG